Proteins from a single region of Oreochromis niloticus isolate F11D_XX linkage group LG7, O_niloticus_UMD_NMBU, whole genome shotgun sequence:
- the s100z gene encoding protein S100-Z, with translation MPSQLESAMDALMTVFYNYSGNDGDKYKLNKGELKELLNSELTDFLTSQKDPMLVEKIMNDLDSNKDNEVDFNEFVVLVAALTVACNDFFQEQQKKKK, from the exons ATGCCAAGCCAGCTTGAGAGTGCAATGGATGCACTGATGACAGTTTTCTACAATTACTCGGGGAACGATGGAGATAAATACAAGCTCAACAAGGGCGAGCTGAAGGAACTCTTGAACAGTGAGCTCACTGACTTCCTCACG TCTCAGAAAGATCCCATGCTGGTGGAGAAAATCATGAATGACCTGGACTCTAACAAGGACAACGAGGTGGATTTCAATGAGTTTGTTGTGTTGGTGGCAGCTCTGACTGTTGCCTGCAATGACTTCTTCCAAGAgcaacagaagaaaaagaaatag
- the crhbp gene encoding corticotropin-releasing factor-binding protein: MRVMERTFREQLFFLVLCLSVLKGDSRYIENNEITKDELYSFFNSELKREIPEELMYRRPLRCLDMVAVEGQFTFTAERPQLSCAAFFMAEPNEVISVDYDSVDIDCIGGDFITVFDGWVMKGEKFPSTHDHPLPLFERYVDYCDSGSLRKSVRSSQNVAMVFFRIHSAGSSFTLTVRKHTNPFPCNVMSQSPEGSYTMVIPQQHRNCSFSIIYPVEISISEFSLGHYNHLPKRSMPGCAESGDFVQLLGGNGIDTSKLLPITDLCIAFTGPTHMKIGCDNTVVRMVSSGKFVNRVSFSYRLLDSQELQTIKLNNVEDFCFNN; the protein is encoded by the exons ATGCGCGTTATGGAGCGCACTTTCCGGGAGCAGCTCTTCTTTCTGGTGTTGTGCCTGTCCGTCCTCAAGGGAGACTCCAGGTATATTGAG AACAACGAAATCACAAAAGATgaattatattcatttttcaacTCGGAACTCAAGAGAGAAATACCCGAAGAGTTGATGTATCGCCGACCTTTAC GTTGTCTGGACATGGTTGCAGTGGAGGGCCAGTTCACCTTCACAGCAGAGCGCCCTCAGCTCAGCTGTGCCGCTTTCTTCATGGCAGAGCCCAATGAAGTGATCAGTGTGGATTATGACAGCGTTGACATTGACTGCATAGGAGGAGACTTCATCACT GTGTTCGACGGCTGGGTGATGAAAGGGGAAAAGTTCCCCAGCACCCACGATCACCCACTGCCTTTGTTCGAGCGCTATGTGGATTACTGTGACTCTGGATCGCTGAGGAAAAGCGTGCGCTCTTCTCAGAACGTGGCCATGGTCTTCTTCCGCATTCACAGTGCCGGCAGCAGCTTCACCCTGACAGTCAGGAAACACACCAACCCCTTTC CCTGCAATGTCATGTCACAGTCACCAGAGGGCAGTTACACAATGGTGATCCCACAGCAGCACAGAAActgcagcttctccatcataTATCCAGTAGAGATCAGCATCTCAGAGTTCAGCCTGGGCCACTACAACCACCTCCCCAAG AGATCCATGCCCGGATGTGCAGAATCAGGGGACTTTGTACAGCTGCTGGGGGGAAATGGCATTGATACATCAAAGCTGCTTCCCATTACTGACCTCTGCATCGCTTTCACTGGACCAA CCCACATGAAGATTGGCTGTGATAACACTGTGGTGAGGATGGTGTCCAGCGGGAAGTTTGTCAACCGAGTGTCTTTCAGCTACAGGCTATTAGACAGCCAGGAGCTACAGACCATCAAACTCAACAACGTGGAAGATTTCTGTTTCAATAACTGA